In Equus quagga isolate Etosha38 chromosome 14, UCLA_HA_Equagga_1.0, whole genome shotgun sequence, the genomic stretch GCGCCTGGCCCTGCCTGTGTCCCGCTCTGTGTCCTCAGGCAACTCGCTGCCCCACTCTGGGCCCAACGCTAACGCATGTTGTCAGGCGGGTGACAGTCGCATCTGTCCTGCCAGCATCCTGGTTTGAGGGTGGGCGCAGGGGGTGAAGCCTGAGGACCAGCCCTGGGCCCACGAGGGGGACACGAAGCCTGGGGGGCTTGAGGGGGACAGGGAAGCCAGGTGTGCACGGGGTCCCCGAGGGGCTCCTGGAGGGCCTGGCGGCTTGGGGCTGTGTGGACGTGGTGCCTGGTGGCAGCACCCTACCCTGCACAGGCGTGGTggtccctccctgccccattcCTGCCATCGGCCCTTCTCCCGGCCGAGCCCGTCTGGGCCGCCGTCCCCGGTTCAGGCGCCGCAGTGCCGTCCCCGGCCTTTGCCGTCTCTCCTGAAAGTGGCCTACGGGGCGTCTGGCCCCGTGTTCCCATGCAGCTGTCCTAGCAGGGGTCCCCCACCGTCCCAGCAGGGAGTCTAGGTCCCCTCGGAGCCTGCTCTCCTCCCCCGGAACACCTCTGCCACACCAGGGCCTCAGAGGAGGGCTTGTCCACCTGCTGGGTCGCGGGGGCGTCCCGGCcgagggctggggagcaggggcgCCCACTCCTGTCTGCTCGGCTCTGGTCCCCAAGCTGGCGCGTGTCCCCCAGGCCCCCATGgcccctgtccccagcctccctgcaggGTCGCACAGGGGGGTGGTGGCTTCCACACGAGCTTGTTTGCACGGCCCGTGTCACGTCTGCCACAGTCCCCGTGGGCCCGCGGGACCCCCTTGGGGAGGAGATGCTGTCACCATTTTTCCAGCCCAGGAGTCTCACCTGGCTTgtcctgcccccaggggacactgggtCATGTCTGGGGACATCTGTGGCTGTCACACCGGGTGTCTCCTGGCATCGAGAGGGTGGGGCCAGGAATGCCCCCAGCGCCTAGGACGCCCCCCGGGAGTGACCCGGCCCCATGTTAGCCCTGCCCAGGGGGCCCTGAGCTGAGCTCCTGGCTCTTCTCCAGGAGTCAGCTGTCCTGTCTGGTGGGGGCCCCTCTGGAAGTGGGGTGTTGCCCATGGGGTGTGGCCGGTGCCCTGGAGCCACCCGCACCCGCCCTGGGCTCCGGCTGGGCACGGCGACAAAGCCCCTTTCTTGTGAGGATTTTCAGAACCTTCTGGCCCTCCTTGCTGACCTCCAAcccctgtttccttttctccaggcCCCACTGATGACCGGACAGCCAGGCCCCGGCCATGGGAAGAAGCTGGGCCACCGGGGTGTGGACGCATCCGGCGAGACCACCTATAAGAAGGTCCCTCCTCTGCCCTGAGCcagcggggggcggggaggctgGGGGCTCCCAGTGGTTCCAGGGGCCATCTGTCCCCCCCACAGGGTCCATGAAGCTCAGGCGCGGGCCATGGTCACAGTCGGCTGGAGACAGACGCTCTAGTTACAGGGTCCTCTGTGCGGGACCTCAGTCCCTCGAGGTCCCTGCTGCCTGTCACTGTCGTGGGCGGCCCGGCCGTGATCCGAGGCTGCCCTGCCCGCTGGCTCCAGGAGCGGCCTGTGGCCTTGGGGGGCCAACagctcccaccctgcccctcagGAAGCAGCCAGgctgaggccaggccagggccccCCACCGCCTCCCGCCTGCCTCAGTTGCTCCTTCCTGCTACGACTGGTCTGCCCAGAGCTGGTGCGCGCGCCACCTGAGCCGCCCCAGAAGTGTGCAATTAGATGGTCACTGGTGCACTCACAGGGTTGTGCAGCCATCCGCATGTCaattccagaactttccatcaccccaaaaagcacccctgcccccattagcagtcactcccccccaacccagcccctggcgcccacgagcccgctctctgtctgtgaatctgcctgttctggacgtttcccgTCAATGGGGTCACACACCGTgggtccttctgtgtctgcttctctccctgagcgtcgtgtgtgcaggtccgtccacgtgcggctgtgtcagggcctcgctcctcttcacgGCTGCGTGATATTCCAGCGTGTGGGGGGACACGTGTGTGTGTCCATCCTCCACTGATGGGCACTGGGGTTGTGCCCACCGTTTGGCGGCTGTGAACCGTACCGCCATGCacgtttgtgtacaagtttttgtgcagACACGTGTTTCACTTCTCTCGGGCACACACGTAGGAGTGGAAGTGCTGATCCCATGGAAACTCcgtgtttaaccttttgaggaccCAGCAGACCGTTCCCCACGTTGGCTGCACCACTTCCGCTCCCGCCGTCCGTGCACGAGCCTCCAGTCTCTCCCGTCCCTAGCGTCACTGTTGTCTGACTTGCCGATCCGTCTTGTGGGTGTGAAGCAGTCCCCCactgtggtcttgatttgcattttcctggggACTGATGGCATCGAGCCCCTGCTCCTGTGCCCAGTGGCCGTCTGTGTCTCCTCCGGGGAGTGTGTGTTCAGTCGATGGCCTCTGGAAGGAGTTGATCATGGAGAGCCGAAGCGGCCCCTCGGTGCAGGGGTTCAGGCAAAGAGGCCACTGACGGCGGGGGCCCGGGCCGGGGAAGGGCAGCCTACACGAGCTAATGCGTGCAGCCCCGGGAGGGCCGGGCCTGTCCTGTCCACGgctggggaaaccgaggcagggAGGGACAATGTCCCTTGCCCATCGTGACAATGGGAATCCTCTAGAAAGCAGGTAGAAGGGACTTGGTCTACAGAAAGGAAGTTGGGGCATCATTCTATAAATTGTGCTCCTCTCCAAAAAAAACGGAAACCCTGGACAGACCGCTGCTGAGTCGAGGCAGTTTTGAGATGTTGGAACCTTCCAGAACCTCTATTGAAAACTGGCTTGGGGCCGCACGAAGCGGTGTTGGCGTCTTGGCCAGGCCAGTCCCCTGCTGCAGGTCGTGCAGGCCGAGGCCAGTGGGGCTGTGACAGTGCCGGGCAGGCGGCCTCAGTGTGAGCCGGGTCAAGCCGCAGGCTGGACATCCGCCCCGGTGCCCCAGTCCCGAGGGGCTTCTGGTTCTGCCTCTCCCTCCGGGGACCGAGGGCCAGGCGGGGGTCCTCCCGGGGGTCCTGATGCGGCCCGCTTTCCCCACAGACCACGTCTTCCACCCTGAAGGGGGCCATCCAGCTGGGCATCGGCTACACCGTGGGCAACCTGAGCTCCAAGCCGGAACGCGACGTGCTCATGCAGGATTTCTACGTGGTGGAGAGCATCTTCTTCCCCAGGTGGGCCAGGCCCCGCCCGCGGCACCAGCAGCTCGGTCCTCCCACAGCCCACCCTGCAGCCACTGTCGTGACACGCACAGCCTTGCCCGCTCCCTGAGCTCCCGTCTCCCCTGAGAACTGCCCTGGCCTCTGACCCTGTGTCAGTTAGGGTGTTAGTTTGATAGCAAATCAGAGAGATGCAATataaaagtggttttaaaaaaataggaaaaggaaagatgcaagtttgtttttctcacacacacagaaaactaaTAGACAATCCAGGGCTGGTCAGGGGGCTCCACGGTGTTGGGGTCCAGGGTTCTTTCTagttgctctgccatcctcaacaTGCAGCTTTTCTAACCAGTGGTCCCAGGTGGCTGCCCAGGCTCCTGCCATCACAGCTGCATctgccagcaggaaggaggaggagacagggagcaCATGCCCCTTCCCTTTAACAGCACGGCCAGGGAGCAACACATGGGGCTTCGGTTCCACTCACAGCTCAGTGGCCAAGCGCAGTTGCGTGACCACCCCTCCCTGAGGAGACACTGGGCACTGTGGTCTGATTCTGGGTGGCTGTGTGCCCAGCTGGCATCATGGGCCCCGTTGCtaatgggggaagggagggtggatactggggccagcccgagGCCAGCCATGGCCACATTGTCCCTCGGGAGCCCCGTGTGGGTGGGTCACGCTGGGAAGCCTGGCGGCTCAGCAGCGGGAGGCACCGTCCTGGCCTGGGCAGGTGGGGCCGTCGGGGCAGCGGGAGGCCACACCGCCACCATCCCTCACCACGTCCCTCCTCCCGCAGTGAAGGCAGCAACCTCACGCCTGCCCACCACTTCCAGGACTTCAGGTTCAAGACCTACGCGCCCGTCGCCTTCCGCTACTTCCGCGAGCTCTTCGGGATCCGGCCGGACGACTATCTGGTGAGTGTGTCCGTCGGCTGTCGCTGTATCAGAGTCACCGCGGGCAGTGTGGCTGAGGACATGACCCGTCCGTCTCTGCACGGTTCCCAGGGACCGGGAATCGGGGCGCGGCTCTGCGGGGTCTTGGCTCGGGGCCGTAGTCGGGGGTGGGCTGGGGTCTCCCCTGAGGCTCGACTGGGGCCAGGGCCGCGTCCCAGCTCACGTTGGTGGGGACTCGGCCCCTTGCTGGCTGTCGGCGGGGCCGTTCCTCCGCGGCTGGGAGAGGCTGCCGGCAAAGCAGACGACACAGTGTCCACGAGCTCATCTCGAGGGGATGGTTCCCTCTGTGGGCCCCTTTGTTGTTAGGAGTGTGTCACAGGTCACGCCTGCAGAATCGGTTGATACACGTGACGGGTGCCCATCTGCCGTCCCGGGGTCCTGGGGTCCCCCTGTGGTTGGGGGGCCTGGATGATGGGCTCTGactcctcctccttgctctgtGGGAAGCTGTGCCCTCGGCCGAGGCCGCGTCCTTCCAGGGACAGCCTGGGCTCGCTGGGCCAGGGCGCAGGGACCCCGACAGATCGGCTCTGTCCAGGTGCCCAGGAGTCCCGGCGCCATGGCAGGGGCTCGGACTGTAGCATCCGTGTCGCACCGGCCAGCGCACGGCTGTCCCCCTCCGGCCCTGTTGCAGCCCCAGCAGACGTCCCCCATCCTGCCAGCCCCACAGAGCAAGGACGAGGGTCGTGTGTGCAGCTGGTGGCTCTGCATTGGGTTCCCTGGGTCCCAGGTTGCTGTGTTCCTGGGAGTGGACGCCCGCGGCGCTGTTTACAGCCCCAGGAGGCTGGCCTGTGTCCATCAGTGGGGGGTGGACAGACGAAAGGCGCGTCCGCAGGGTGGGGACGCGGGGACGGCTGGGTCTTGTCTGGAACTTGATGAAAGAAAGTGCAGGGACTTCAAGTCTGGGCCCCTGGGGCATGTGGACAGCGTGTTCTGGAGGGGACGCCTGGCCTCCGTGGGCGGCTGTGGCCGCGCGAGTCCcccagccatgctgagggggaCCCCACCGCACGCCAGCACATTGGGGTTCCCTGGGCGGGACGGCTCTCAACACCCCTGGGAGTGGACCCATCCCTGCTTCTCCCCGTGTCCTCCCCGTCTGCCCGTCCTGGGCCGGCACTGAGAAACAGCCGGTGTTCATGCTTGGCACTTACCCTGCAGCAAACGGCCCGGTGGGGACACCCCGTGGCCTCGTCCCGGTATACCGGTGGTGCTCAGGTAGGATTAACCGAGCACCCAAAAAGCCTTCACCTCAAAAGGGACCCCACTGGCTCAGTAGCTGAAAAGGCCAGAAACCGTGGCCTGCAGGCTTTGCTTTTCCCTCATCTGCTCAAGAAACCGAGCACCTACTGTGCGCAGAGCACCGTGGCAGTGCTGGGGAGCCTCAGTGGCCAGAATCCCGTAGAAATCGCTGCCTCCACAGACCTTACTGTCTAAGGGTGGGCGGGAACGTGTGGAGTGATGGACAGTACACACGGAGGTGGAAGAGATGTCAGGGGGAAGGGCCAGGGGCCGGGTGGGCCGGGAGCCGGAGTGCAGGCTGCCCATCAGGGACGcagctttcctctctctctgtcattttgGTTGCATGGCTTCCATCCTGAAGGTCACCTCATGGTCCAGTGTGGCTCCTGGGGTTCCAGCTATCACAGCAGCATTCCAGGTGGGAAatgggtgggaaggagagaagggcacAGACAGAAGGTGCACCAGCTTCTGTCACCCGTCTAGGGAGCCTTTGCCGAAATCCCACTCAGCAGCGTCTGTGACAGCTCCTTGGCCAGGTGCGTCGGTAGCCCAGTACGACAGGGTGTCTGTCACTCACAGGAGAGGGAATACACTGCAGTAGACCACATTCAGGCTGCGGGGTTAGCTGGGTTCCAGtccttgctgtgtggcctccgGCCCATCAgtccccctctctgagcctcagtttcctcatctgtgaaatggagctgACAGGGACCGGTTCTGGGGCTGTCCGCTGGCCCCGGGGCCTGTGGGGGTGATCTGTGACCTGCCCCgtcccctgcccaccctccctttCAGTACTCGCTGTGCAACGAGCCCCTGATCGAGCTGTCCAACCCCGGCGCCAGCGGCTCGCTCTTCTATGTCACGAGCGACGACGAGTTCATCATCAAGACGGTGATGCACAAGGAGGCCGAGTTCCTGCAGAAGCTGCTGCCCGGCTACTACATGGTGGGCGGCGGGGGCTCCGGAAGGGTCCgggggctgccctgggcctgtgggggcggggcctgtggGGGCGGGGCCTCGCGGGGGGCCGGGGAGGCGGCAGCCCGCTGGCCCTGCTCCTgcacccacccacccccgccccccccagaaCCTCAACCAGAACCCGCGGACGCTGCTGCCCAAGTTCTACGGGCTGTACTGCGTGCAGTCGGGCGGCAAGAACATCCGCGTGGTGGTCATGAACAACGTGCTGCCGCGCGTCGTCAAGATGCACCTCAAGTTCGACCTCAAGGGCTCCACCTACAAGCGGCGCGCCagcaagaaggagaaggagaagagcatCCCCACCTACAAGGACCTGGACTTCATCCAGGACATGCCCGAGGGGCTGCTGCTCGACGCCGACACCTTCTCCGCGCTCGTCAAGACGCTGCAGCGCGACTGCCTGGTGAGCCGCGGGTGGACGAGGAGCCCGTGGTCAGAGGGGCCCCCTGCTCCGGGGCCGAGGGCGCGTCGTCGAGGGGGTCTtgcgtctctgagcctcagtttcccatccgTGAGACGGGGACGCGGCGTGCGGGACAGGGGGCTGTGTTCCCCCCGCGGGCACAAACCCACAAGCCCCTGACTTATAAGCGCGCTCCCTCCTCCACGGTTAGGGGCTTTTGGGGGAAAGGGCGCCCGCCAGGCTCCTCGACAGCCCCCAGTCTCAGCCCCTACCATCCCTGCAGAGAGAGGCGCCCTGCCCACGGCCCATCCGGAGCCGCGTCCCTGTGCTGGGCTCGCCTGGGGGCCTGGAgctgggcgggggcggggcggagtCTGGGGGTGTGgcctggggcgggggcggggcctccctgtGGCTGGGGCAGCGGGGGCTGGCGCCTGGGTGGGATGGGGCGGGACCTGGGGGCGGGGCTTGGGTGGGGCAGGGCCTCCCTGTGGCAGCGGGGCCTGCGGGTGTGGccggggccgggggtggggccgggggcggggcctcccaGTGGCttcgggggcggggccgggcgggcgcGTCCTGACCGCGGCCCCGGCAGGTGCTGGAGAGCTTCAAGATCATGGACTACAGCCTGCTGCTCGGCGTGCACAACATCGACCAGCAGGAGCGCGAGCGGCAGGCCGAGGGCGCGCGGAGCCCCGCCGACGGGAAGCGGCCGCTGGGCCAGAAGGCGCTCTACTCCACGGCCATGGAGTCCATCCAGGGCGGCGCGGCGCGCGGCGAGGCCATCGAGGCCGACGACACGTAGGTGGTGCGGCCGGCGGGCGGGGGCTTCGGGCTCTGGTCAGTCAGCGGGTCAGGGCCCGGGCCGGCCAGGTGGAAGCGCAGCCGGCCCTCCCTCCCGCTGGGCCCATCGTGTGCTGCAGCAAAACCAGAAAGGGTGGGAGGTGGCCTCAGAGGAGGGGGGACGAAGGGGACCTCTCAGAGCCAGACAACCAGCCTAGAAGCCGCAGGGACAGCTTCCCCAAGATGAGGGCAGTGGGACGGGGACAAAGCTGAAGAAGTGAGAGAGGAGCGTCCCCTGGTGCACCCACCCGGCCGGTGCCCGGCTCCTGCCCCACGGGCTCAGGGTTTGGTCGGGAGACACACATGTGGGGTCCCCCTCGGCTCTGTGGACGTCAGGCCAGGTCATCTCTGGGGGACTATCCTGGGTGCTGTGGGgtttgagcagcatccctggcccccaccaACTTGATCCCAGGAGGTCCCCCAGGGTGACCCCCACAGATGTCCCCAGACATGCCCAGTGTCCCCCAGGGGGCAGAGCCACCCCAGGTGGGAGCTTTTCCTATAGACAGGTGTCAGCATTGTCCCCTGGTCACCGTGCATGGACCATGTGGGGAACCCCGGAGCCTCCCCGTCCATTACCCTGTTCAGTCCTCAAGGGctgtggaggaggagggtggcGCCCCATCTTCAGCTGGGGAGCATGCTCACAGGCTGGGCCGCCGTCCAGGTGCACAGCCAGCTACTGGTGCGGCCAAGGCTTGACCCAGCCTGGCCGCCACACTAGGCCATCAGCTGCAGGGGACCGAGGAGGAACAGGTCCCAGGGCCCCAACTggagcggggtgggggggcagcGACACGTGCAAAGGCCCCGCTCCGCAGGCCCATCCTCAGACCGTCTTGGCGTTCGTAGGGTCCACGTGGGGCCTGGCAGGGGACGGCAGGGCGAGCAGGTGAGCTCCGCCGCCTGGAGTGCAGGGAGCAGGGCCTGCGGGCCTGGGGTCGGCGTGGCTTCGGACAGCCGCTGCGTGTGTGACCTCGCTAACCATGCTGGGCCGGCTCGGGTGGGTGGGCCTGGGGCTGAGTGAGGCAGTTAACTCCCCAGCCTGAGCCGAGAGCCCTCGTGGCCGCCTGGGGTGCCGTGTGCATGTGCCTGCACGTGTGTGCAAGGTGTGCTGCAGGTGTGTGGgtgcctgcatgtgtgtgcacgcacgcgtGTGTGCGCCTCGTCTCAGTGCCAGGACCTCTCGCAGCCTCGGGTCTCCAGCAGTGAAGTTGGGAggtggctgggagaggggcctcctcccacccagggCCAGGGAGAGCTCCCTGGCGCCGGGACCCTCCGCGGGGCATGGGGATGCTGAGCCTCGGGCTCCTTCCCTTCGGGCGACTCCTCCCTGCGTCCCTGACTTCCATGTCCCCCGCAGTCCCTGGCCCCTGCCCGGCCTGGGGGTGCTCACGGGCTCCCGGCCCCTCTCTCCCCAGGATGGGCGGGATCCCCGCTGTGAACGGCCGCGGGGAGCGTCTGCTGCTGCACATTGGCATCATTGACATCCTGCAGTCCTACAGGTGGGTGCCCGCACCCGCACCCACCTGCCCACTCACCCCCAGCAGCAGCATGCCGTCTGGTTCAAGGCTTCCTCAGCCTTCCGGAAGGCTCCTGCTGGCCACCCAGCGCCCAAGGGGTATTCTGAGAGGGTGAATGCTGAGGGGGGTGCTTTCCCCACTGTAGACTCAGGGCGTCctggagggctgcctggaggaggcgccctgctccccagcccagcaTAGTGCGGTGCCATGGTGCAGGCAGGGGGCTGACTCTAGCAGAGGGgcccaggaaggagaagggaggaacgGGCTCCTGAGGTGCTGGCTGGCTGTCCGCAtggcctcttctctccctcccccagagtGTGCTGGTGGGAGCCGccagcaggtggggaggggacaaggggacgcaggaagaggagaggtggCCCCTGGCTGGCACAGCATGTGACCTCAGTTCCTGAGTCCAGGGCTCTTCCACGCACTCGATGCCAGGAGCACTGCTAGTCGTGACATGGATGTCCCTGGATGTggcccagtgtcccctggggcAGGACCACCCTGATAGAGGCCCCCTGGTTCAAGGGTTTGGCTGACGTTCTGGGCGTTTCCTCCACAGGTTCATCAAGAAGCTGGAGCACACCTGGAAGGCCCTCGTTCACGACGGGGtgagtctttctttctctcagccCACAAACCGGTGACTGTCCCCCCGGGCCAGGCAAGGTGCTAGAGAGCCAAGACGCGTCCCCATTCCTGGAGTTGCTGTCCAGCGGGGCAGCCCCATGACCAATGCCAAGGGTTCAGGGCCATGATGGGGAAGCACAGGCGGCTGGAGGAGCCCCGAAGAGGGGGTCCTAGCCATCGGTGAGGAGcacaggagggcttcctggaggaggagacccCAAGCTGATTTGGAAAGATTTTCAAGGACAGCCTGACCAGGGAGGTCAGGGGCCAGCCAGGCAAAGAACATCCTGGAAACACGTGACATGGAGGGGTTCTCGGGCAGGACCGTGCAGCTCTGACCCTTGTTGCCACACAGGGACATGACCCACTTTAGCAGAACGTCTCAGCTGTTTGAGAAACGCTTGACAGGAGCTCTTTCCCCATGGGTGTCATCCCTGTGtaaatgttggctgtgggttctttctttttttctttttccaaagattttttatttttttcctttttctccccgaagcccccaggtacatagctgtatattcttagttgtgggtccttctagttgtggcatgtgggacaccgcctcagcatggcttgatgagtggtgccatgtccgtgctcaggattcgaaccgacgaaacactgggccgcctgcagctgagtgtgcaaacttaaccattcggccacggggccggcctctgtGGGTTATTTCTTAACGTGAAGACCAGGAGGACCATGCGTTGGGGGCCCAGGCAGCCTGCACCCCTTGTCCAGCTGTGCCCACAGCCAGCTCCAGCCACAGGCGGATGCCTCTCCCCCTGGCCGTCTTCAGACCAATTCTTACTAAAGTGCTGGGGGCTATCTGTGTACCTGCCATTGGGAAAACCCAAGATCTACCCAGCCCCACATCCCTCGGAGGGTGTTCGGAAGGTCCAGGTGGAGCTTCCTGAATGTGCATCGAGCAAGTCCAGATGGCAGGTGGCCCTTTTGTGGGGTCACAAACCCACAGCAGACAGGAGAGCTGCCAGGTCCTAAGCAGGCCCCCGTGACCCCCAAAGCAGGATTCGGGTCAGCTCCAGGGGTCTCCCAGTGCTGATCAAAGTGGCCCTGCAGGTGTGAGCAACCTGGGGCAGGTGGGGTGACCCTGGAGCTGGGCCAGGTGCTCCCTGTGTCGCCACACATCCCCAGGCGTTGCCCTACCCTGGCCCGGGCGACAGCCAGAGAGCgaggcagagggtggggtgcCTCCCTGTGCCGGCCCCCAGCCCTCGGCCCGAACAGGCACGTGGCCGGCCTCCGTGTAGGTGAGCTCGGGGAATGTCATCTCCATCCCAGGAGGCCGCGTGTCCAGATGGGTTCTGTTATGTTACAGCAGGGGGCACACTGGCCATGTCTGGGGACATTTGTGGCTGTCACACTGGGGGGTCTCCTGCATtgagtgggtggggccagggatgctgctcagcccCCTCGCGGCgcccaggacagcccccccaGAGATGACCCGGCCCCTGTCCACAGGGCCTGGGGGAGACTGGGTCCTCGGGAACACGGAGTCTCCACCTTGGGGTCCCAGCATTCattgagcaccgactgtgtgcTGGGCTCCCCGCCTTACACAGATTCCCATCATTGCAGCCCATTGAGCACAGCAGTCCCGTCTGCGGTGGTACAGACAGGACAGAAGCCCCCGGCGGCGAGCGCTGGGCCGGGCCgggctgcctggccctggggagccGCTTCCGTCGCTGCGGCCGCCGggctctgccatggggccagcgcGGGCGCGTGCCAGTAAAACATGACTCAGCAAGTGGCCGCCGGCCGTGCTGTGCCAACTCCGGCTTCAGAGAGCCtctgtgtttctttattttgatatttactcattcacttctttgaataactttttattcacatggttcaagaaattaaaaatgaggatgggtttataataaaaaacctttctcggggctggccccgtggccgagtggttaagttcgtgcgctctgctgcaggcggcccagtgtttcattagttcgaatcctgggcgcggacatggcactgctcatcaaaccacgctgaggcagcgtcccacatgccacaactagaaggacccacaatgaagaatatacaactatgtaccagggggctgtggggagaaaaaggaaaaaagaaaatctttaaaaaaaaaaaaacaacctttttCTCATGGCCTCCGTATCCCCGGCCCTGACCCTTGGGCCCCTCCGGGAAGCCCCATGCCAGGGACCCATCTCCCCTCCACACAGCGGTATCCTGGGCTCCCTGCGGCACACAGGGTGCTGGGTGCCCGGCGCTCAcaccccctcccttcccaggaCACCGTCTCCGTGCACCGGCCCAGCTTCTATGCCGAGCGCTTCTTCAAGTTCATGAGCAACACGGTCTTTCGGAAGAATTCCTGTGAGTTGCCTGGGCCTTTGGGGGGAGGCCTCAGGGGCCGTGCAGGGCGACGGGGGTGGCTGAGAGCAGGGTGGACCCGAGCTCCCCATTCTGCCGCTCGGGCAGCCTGGCCTCGGCCCAGAGAGTGGGGGATCAGGGTGCCGCCCCGCATGGgcacagcacagggcctggtgccTGCTGTCCTGGCCCTGCCTTGTTCTGGCTCTGCGATCTCAGGCCAGTGATGcccctctccgtgcctcagtttccccatctgtacagaGCCATGAGGTGAGATGTGTTTACACATGGCAGGTGGGCCTggcccagcacagtgctcagTTGGCGAGACCGCCTGCACCTCTCGCCATCGGCAAGGCAACACAGCTTCACTGGACACCAGGGGGGCTGGTCATCCGCCAGCCCGGGCGCCATCCGGGAGGGCACAGGGTGATCGTGTTGGCCCCGCCTGTGGGTGCCCTCGGGAGGCCCCATGTCTGTCTGGGCCTCTAGAGTCCTGGACCCCGGGCCGGGCTCCCAGTGCTGCCTGAGAGGGTCTTTCTCCCCAGGGGTCTGTCGTCTGCCCTCCCCCTCGCCCCCAAAAGGCAGGGTGCTGATCGGCCtcatcactgtgtccccagcatccagcccgggcctggcacacagcacgTGCTCACTGAGTGTCTCTGGGCACAGCAGCAGCCTTAGTGTGCACCTCACTCTCTGGGGCTCACTCTCCTGCCTGGGCCAGCCGGTGTAGCCCCAGCCACTGGGAGCCAGCTCACGGCGCCTGTGCAGCCCCGCCCTGTGTGACACCTGTAGGTGGCCTGGCTGACCGTGGTTAGAATATTCACACCGTGGAAACAGGCAAACACCACCAATCCAGCATGTGTCCCCGGAAAGCCGGCTGTCAGCCATGCCCGGCACATCCCTTCCTGGAAGGGTGTCATTCTcatggaggcctggggagggtgctggctccaggaccagacggctgtGCACAAGGCACCCTGTGTGCCTGCCGTGTGCCCGGAGCTGGGCTGGCCCTCCTGGGGGCAGAGGTCACAAGAGTGGGAGAGCACGGGGCCGGACCAGGTGTGGAGGACATTAGGGACGGGGTCCAC encodes the following:
- the PIP5K1C gene encoding phosphatidylinositol 4-phosphate 5-kinase type-1 gamma isoform X2 codes for the protein MELEVPDEAESAEAGAVPAEAAWAAESGAGAGLAQKKTAPTEAPLMTGQPGPGHGKKLGHRGVDASGETTYKKTTSSTLKGAIQLGIGYTVGNLSSKPERDVLMQDFYVVESIFFPSEGSNLTPAHHFQDFRFKTYAPVAFRYFRELFGIRPDDYLYSLCNEPLIELSNPGASGSLFYVTSDDEFIIKTVMHKEAEFLQKLLPGYYMNLNQNPRTLLPKFYGLYCVQSGGKNIRVVVMNNVLPRVVKMHLKFDLKGSTYKRRASKKEKEKSIPTYKDLDFIQDMPEGLLLDADTFSALVKTLQRDCLVLESFKIMDYSLLLGVHNIDQQERERQAEGARSPADGKRPLGQKALYSTAMESIQGGAARGEAIEADDTMGGIPAVNGRGERLLLHIGIIDILQSYRFIKKLEHTWKALVHDGDTVSVHRPSFYAERFFKFMSNTVFRKNSSLKSSPSRKGRGALLAVKPPGPTAAFSASQIPSEREDAPYDLRGARSYPTLEDEGRPDLLPCTPPSFEEATTASIATTLSSTSLSIPERSPSETSEQPRRRTQSSGQDGRPQEEAHAEEDLQQITVQVEPACSVEIVVPKEEDAGVEAGPACASAAVEAETASQASEPASQASDEEDAPATDIYFPTDERSWVYSPLHYSAPARPASDGESDT
- the PIP5K1C gene encoding phosphatidylinositol 4-phosphate 5-kinase type-1 gamma isoform X1, producing the protein MELEVPDEAESAEAGAVPAEAAWAAESGAGAGLAQKKTAPTEAPLMTGQPGPGHGKKLGHRGVDASGETTYKKTTSSTLKGAIQLGIGYTVGNLSSKPERDVLMQDFYVVESIFFPSEGSNLTPAHHFQDFRFKTYAPVAFRYFRELFGIRPDDYLYSLCNEPLIELSNPGASGSLFYVTSDDEFIIKTVMHKEAEFLQKLLPGYYMNLNQNPRTLLPKFYGLYCVQSGGKNIRVVVMNNVLPRVVKMHLKFDLKGSTYKRRASKKEKEKSIPTYKDLDFIQDMPEGLLLDADTFSALVKTLQRDCLVLESFKIMDYSLLLGVHNIDQQERERQAEGARSPADGKRPLGQKALYSTAMESIQGGAARGEAIEADDTMGGIPAVNGRGERLLLHIGIIDILQSYRFIKKLEHTWKALVHDGDTVSVHRPSFYAERFFKFMSNTVFRKNSSLKSSPSRKGRGALLAVKPPGPTAAFSASQIPSEREDAPYDLRGARSYPTLEDEGRPDLLPCTPPSFEEATTASIATTLSSTSLSIPERSPSETSEQPRYRRRTQSSGQDGRPQEEAHAEEDLQQITVQVEPACSVEIVVPKEEDAGVEAGPACASAAVEAETASQASEPASQASDEEDAPATDIYFPTDERSWVYSPLHYSAPARPASDGESDT
- the PIP5K1C gene encoding phosphatidylinositol 4-phosphate 5-kinase type-1 gamma isoform X3, which translates into the protein MELEVPDEAESAEAGAVPAEAAWAAESGAGAGLAQKKTAPTEAPLMTGQPGPGHGKKLGHRGVDASGETTYKKTTSSTLKGAIQLGIGYTVGNLSSKPERDVLMQDFYVVESIFFPSEGSNLTPAHHFQDFRFKTYAPVAFRYFRELFGIRPDDYLYSLCNEPLIELSNPGASGSLFYVTSDDEFIIKTVMHKEAEFLQKLLPGYYMNLNQNPRTLLPKFYGLYCVQSGGKNIRVVVMNNVLPRVVKMHLKFDLKGSTYKRRASKKEKEKSIPTYKDLDFIQDMPEGLLLDADTFSALVKTLQRDCLVLESFKIMDYSLLLGVHNIDQQERERQAEGARSPADGKRPLGQKALYSTAMESIQGGAARGEAIEADDTMGGIPAVNGRGERLLLHIGIIDILQSYRFIKKLEHTWKALVHDGDTVSVHRPSFYAERFFKFMSNTVFRKNSSLKSSPSRKGRGALLAVKPPGPTAAFSASQIPSEREDAPYDLRGARSYPTLEDEGRPDLLPCTPPSFEEATTASIATTLSSTSLSIPERSPSETSEQPRYRRRTQSSGQDGRPQEEAHAEEDLQQITVQVEPACSVEIVVPKEEDAGVEAGPACASAAVEAETASQASEPASQASDEEDAPATDIYF